The following are encoded together in the Macadamia integrifolia cultivar HAES 741 chromosome 10, SCU_Mint_v3, whole genome shotgun sequence genome:
- the LOC122090649 gene encoding rab GTPase-activating protein 22-like isoform X2, with protein MVGLGGACFEAAPEDVGDFFAIRPEHRADVPKTQFKSRPGKTLSSRKWESAFSQDGHLDMAKVLRRIQRGGIHPSIKGVVWEFLLGCYDPNSTFDERNQLRQRRREQYEIWKSECKNMEPTIGSGRIITTPIIIEDGITVEVPSTSYLNNEDLGTPTPDISPRHCSRAKSIAFDSADKKVHQWKATLHQIGLDVVRTDRSLVFYLDEANLARLWDVLCIYAWIDNDISYCQGMNDLCSPMLILQENEADAFWCFEHFMRRMRGNFKTSASSIGVQSQLSTLAEIIKVVDPKLHQHLETLDGGEYLFAFRTLMVLFRRELSFVDAMYLWELMWAMEYNPNLFSQYEDQSAATDKSAAPKGNDKCLKQLGKFERKNVESGSLDQQAAFSVFLMAGVLEAKNKRLLKEAEALDDVVKILNDITGTLDAKKACGEALKVHKKYLSKTKKA; from the exons ATGGTGGGACTTGGTGGTGCTTGTTTTGAAGCTGCGCCCGAGGATGTTGGTGATTTCTTTGCAATCAGACCTGAACATCGAGCTGACGTCCCAAAGACCCAATTTAAGAGCAGG CCTGGGAAAACTCTTAGTTCTAGAAAGTGGGAATCTGCATTCTCTCAAGACGGTCACTTGGATATGGCAAAAGTCCTTAGACGAATACAACGTGGG GGCATTCATCCGTCAATCAAAGGGGTAGTTTGGGAGTTTTTGTTGGGCTGCTATGATCCAAATAGCACGTTCGATGAACGAAATCAACTCAGGCAACGCAGGAG GGAGCAGTATGAAATATGGAAATCAGAATGCAAAAACATGGAACCAACCATCGGTAGTGGAAGGATTATCACGACACCTATCATCATTGAAGATGGGATAACAGTAGAAGTTCCTTCAACTTCTTATTTGAACAATGAAGATCTAGGTACTCCAACGCCTGACATATCTCCAAGACATTGTAGCAGAGCCAAATCTATAGCTTTTGATTCTGCAGACAAGAAAGTTCATCAGTGGAAAGCTACTTTGCATCAAATTG GCTTGGACGTGGTTCGCACAGATCGATCACTCGTCTTTTACTTGGATGAAGCTAATTTGGCAAGGCTCTGGGATGTTCTGTGTATTTATGCATGGATAGACAATGACATTAGTTACTGTCAAG GAATGAATGATCTATGCTCTCCCATGTTAATTCTTCAAGAAAATGAAGCAGATGCATTTTGGTGCTTTGAACATTTTATGCGTAGAATG CGGGGAAACTTCAAGACCTCAGCAAGTTCCATTGGTGTTCAATCACAGTTGAGTACCCTTGCAGAAATAATTAAAGTTGTGGATCCAAAACTTCACCAACACCTCG AGACCCTAGATGGAGGGGAATATTTGTTTGCATTTCGCACGCTGATGGTACTTTTCCGTAGAGAGTTATCATTTGTGGATGCAATGTACCTTTGGGAG TTGATGTGGGCCATGGAGTACAATCCAAATCTCTTCTCACAATATGAGGACCAAAGTGCAGCTACTGATAAGAGTGCTGCACCCAAGGGAAATGACAAGTGTCTGAAGCAACTTGGaaaatttgagaggaaaaatgTAGAGAGTGGTTCACTTGATCAACAGGCTGCCTTTTCTGTTTTCCTCATGGCAGGTGTTCTTGAGGCCAAGAATAAGCGATTGTTGAAGGAGGCTGAGGCtctggatgatgttgtcaag ATCTTGAATGATATCACTGGAACTCTAGATGCAAAAAAGGCATGTGGTGAAGCATTGAAGGTTCACAAAAAGTACTTGAGCAAG ACTAAGAAAGCCTAG
- the LOC122090649 gene encoding rab GTPase-activating protein 22-like isoform X1 — MVGLGGACFEAAPEDVGDFFAIRPEHRADVPKTQFKSRPGKTLSSRKWESAFSQDGHLDMAKVLRRIQRGGIHPSIKGVVWEFLLGCYDPNSTFDERNQLRQRRSREQYEIWKSECKNMEPTIGSGRIITTPIIIEDGITVEVPSTSYLNNEDLGTPTPDISPRHCSRAKSIAFDSADKKVHQWKATLHQIGLDVVRTDRSLVFYLDEANLARLWDVLCIYAWIDNDISYCQGMNDLCSPMLILQENEADAFWCFEHFMRRMRGNFKTSASSIGVQSQLSTLAEIIKVVDPKLHQHLETLDGGEYLFAFRTLMVLFRRELSFVDAMYLWELMWAMEYNPNLFSQYEDQSAATDKSAAPKGNDKCLKQLGKFERKNVESGSLDQQAAFSVFLMAGVLEAKNKRLLKEAEALDDVVKILNDITGTLDAKKACGEALKVHKKYLSKTKKA, encoded by the exons ATGGTGGGACTTGGTGGTGCTTGTTTTGAAGCTGCGCCCGAGGATGTTGGTGATTTCTTTGCAATCAGACCTGAACATCGAGCTGACGTCCCAAAGACCCAATTTAAGAGCAGG CCTGGGAAAACTCTTAGTTCTAGAAAGTGGGAATCTGCATTCTCTCAAGACGGTCACTTGGATATGGCAAAAGTCCTTAGACGAATACAACGTGGG GGCATTCATCCGTCAATCAAAGGGGTAGTTTGGGAGTTTTTGTTGGGCTGCTATGATCCAAATAGCACGTTCGATGAACGAAATCAACTCAGGCAACGCAGGAG CAGGGAGCAGTATGAAATATGGAAATCAGAATGCAAAAACATGGAACCAACCATCGGTAGTGGAAGGATTATCACGACACCTATCATCATTGAAGATGGGATAACAGTAGAAGTTCCTTCAACTTCTTATTTGAACAATGAAGATCTAGGTACTCCAACGCCTGACATATCTCCAAGACATTGTAGCAGAGCCAAATCTATAGCTTTTGATTCTGCAGACAAGAAAGTTCATCAGTGGAAAGCTACTTTGCATCAAATTG GCTTGGACGTGGTTCGCACAGATCGATCACTCGTCTTTTACTTGGATGAAGCTAATTTGGCAAGGCTCTGGGATGTTCTGTGTATTTATGCATGGATAGACAATGACATTAGTTACTGTCAAG GAATGAATGATCTATGCTCTCCCATGTTAATTCTTCAAGAAAATGAAGCAGATGCATTTTGGTGCTTTGAACATTTTATGCGTAGAATG CGGGGAAACTTCAAGACCTCAGCAAGTTCCATTGGTGTTCAATCACAGTTGAGTACCCTTGCAGAAATAATTAAAGTTGTGGATCCAAAACTTCACCAACACCTCG AGACCCTAGATGGAGGGGAATATTTGTTTGCATTTCGCACGCTGATGGTACTTTTCCGTAGAGAGTTATCATTTGTGGATGCAATGTACCTTTGGGAG TTGATGTGGGCCATGGAGTACAATCCAAATCTCTTCTCACAATATGAGGACCAAAGTGCAGCTACTGATAAGAGTGCTGCACCCAAGGGAAATGACAAGTGTCTGAAGCAACTTGGaaaatttgagaggaaaaatgTAGAGAGTGGTTCACTTGATCAACAGGCTGCCTTTTCTGTTTTCCTCATGGCAGGTGTTCTTGAGGCCAAGAATAAGCGATTGTTGAAGGAGGCTGAGGCtctggatgatgttgtcaag ATCTTGAATGATATCACTGGAACTCTAGATGCAAAAAAGGCATGTGGTGAAGCATTGAAGGTTCACAAAAAGTACTTGAGCAAG ACTAAGAAAGCCTAG
- the LOC122092026 gene encoding dCTP pyrophosphatase 1-like: protein MDGVGGGGGEEGKERGSEGMVRDITLKDLSRKMEEFAKARDWEQYHSPRNLLLAMVGEVGELSEIFQWRGEVAKGLPNWEESDKEHLGEELSDVLLYLIRLSDMCGIDLGEAANKKIVKNAIKYPKP from the exons ATGGATGGAgtaggtggaggaggaggagaagaaggcaAAGAGAGAGGATCAGAAGGGATGGTGAGAGACATAACCCTTAAAGATCTGTCAAGGAAGATGGAGGAATTTGCAAAGGCAAGAGATTGGGAACAATACCATAGCCCTAGAAACCTCCTCCTTGCAATG GTTGGTGAGGTTGGAGAGCTATCAGAAATATTCCAATGGAGGGGAGAGGTGGCTAAGGGCTTACCAAATTGGGAGGAATCTGATAAAGAGCATCTTGGGGAGGAGTTATCTGATGTGCTGCTTTACCTCATTAGGCTGTCTGATATGTGTGGTATTGATCTTGGGGAAGCTGCAAATAAGAAAATTGTCAAGAATGCCATCAaatatccaaaaccctaa
- the LOC122091110 gene encoding 60S ribosomal protein L14-2, producing the protein MPFKRYVEIGRVALVNYGKDYGRLVVIVDVIDQNRALVDAPDMVRSQMNFKRLSLTDIKIDIKRIPKKKALIAAMEAADVKNKWEKSSWGRKLIVQKRRASLNDFDRFKIMLAKIKRGGAIRQELAKLKKESV; encoded by the exons ATG CCTTTCAAGCGGTACGTAGAGATCGGGAGAGTTGCTCTCGTAAACTACGGGAAGGATTATGGGAGGCTCGTTGTGATAGTAGACGTCATCGACCAGAATCGG GCTCTTGTTGATGCTCCTGACATGGTGAGAAGCCAAATGAATTTCAAGAGGCTCTCATTGACAGATATTAAGATTGACATCAAGAGAATCCCAAAGAAGAAGGCCCTGATTGCTGCTATGGAAGCAGCAG ACGTCAAGAACAAGTGGGAGAAAAGTTCATGGGGTAGGAAGCTGATTGTCCAAAAGAGAAGGGCCTCTCTCAACGATTTTGACAGGTTCAAAATCATGCTAGCAAAGATCAAG AGGGGTGGAGCTATCAGGCAAGAGCTTGCGAAGCTGAAAAAAGAGAGTGTCTGA